From the genome of Lotus japonicus ecotype B-129 chromosome 6, LjGifu_v1.2, one region includes:
- the LOC130724744 gene encoding uncharacterized protein LOC130724744, translating to MSQVSGKQDSIKGKIEKTSSGVKVMGLNAQSSAQSKKDSRRKNSRTPARKCYKSSTRSQGTRDSPVFEDVSHEISSTDEEADVEASAPQTEVLVSNVPDKENSPSLDSSSESKNSEPENEAHEAVSSEESTKPPPSVHEISDADDSDDVPLASVAARMKKRRRVPVEDPPSGSQKKTKSTMDVKSKGKQKVVDSSHKKVKKTAEKKKIPRIDLESESDVEVDVQDIRTSEKKKFSGKRIPSDVPSFPIDNVPFHAAENVLKWKYVCNRRIAKEREIGKDVLECKMIVALIDRAGLRKTVMDIGKCYEKLVKEFLVNLKDDVGIPGSAEFRKVYVRGKCVTFSPAVINQALGRIVFGQGVVNWIPSHHTSAVSAILAKLIYRIGTEVPFDFGSLVFAQTLKHAETCVVKLPISFPSLLTTIILKQHPDILRMDDVAFPKGTPITLDHRLFLDPHVLDIDMPSRRTSIPVSMSASGTQSVIAELEDLSKELQVSIKVATERKLKVDTLIAKLKEEAGHEGESRSDAAEEEGSEEEESSSEA from the exons ATGTCTCAAGTCTCAGGAAAGCAAGACTCCATCAAAGGCAAGATTGAGAAGACATCTTCTGGAGTCAAGGTTATGGGATTGAATGCGCAATCCTCTGCTCAATCCAAGAAGGATTCTAGAAGAAAGAATTCAAGAACTCCTGCCAGAAAGTGCTACAAGTCGAGTACGAGATCTCAGGGCACTCGTGACTCACCTGTGTTTGAGGATGTTTCTCATGAAATTTCCTCTACGGATGAAGAGGCAGATGTTGAGGCTTCTGCTCCTCAAACTGAAGTTCTTGTATCCAATGTGCCTGATAAGGAGAATTCACCATCTCTGGATTCATCCTCTGAGTCCAAGAACTCAGAACCAGAGAATGAAGCCCACGAGGCGGTCTCTTCTGAGGAGTCTACCAAACCTCCTCCATCTGTTCATGAAATTTCAGATGCTGATGACTcagatgatgttcctctggcaAGTGTTGCTGCCaggatgaagaagagaagaagggtTCCTGTTGAAGACCCCCCCTCTGGTTCACAAAAGAAGACCAAATCCACTATGGATGTGAAGAGCAAAGGTAAACAAAAGGTTGTGGATTCCTCACACAAGAAGGTAAAGAAAACtgctgagaagaagaaaattccaAGGATTGATTTGGAATCTGAGTCTGATGTTGAAGTCGATGTTCAGGACATTCGGACTTCTGAAAAGAAGAAATTCTCTGGTAAGCGAATTCCTTCAGATGTTCCTTCTTTCCCTATTGATAATGTTCCCTTTCATGCTGCTGAGAATGTTCTCAAGTGGAAATATGTTTGCAACCGCCGGATTGCAAAAGAAAGGGAGATTGGCAAGGATGTGCTTGAGTGTAAGATGATTGTTGCTCTCATTGACCGGGCTGGTCTAAGGAAGACAGTCATGGATATTGGAAAATGTTATGAGAAGCTAGTGAAAGAGTTCCTAGTTAATTTGAAAGATGATGTTGGCATTCCTGGAAGTGctgaattcaggaaagtttATGTGCGAGGGAAATGTGTAACTTTTTCTCCTGCTGTGATCAACCAAGCCCTTGGAAGAATTGTCTTTGGACAAG GAGTGGTGAATTGGATCCCTTCTCATCATACCTCTGCTGTCTCTGCGATTTTAGCCAAACTGATCTACAGAATTGGGACTGAAGTGCCTTTTGATTTTGGCTCTTTGGTGTTTGCTCAAACTTTGAAACATGCAGAAACTTGTGTTGTAAAGCTGCCTATTTCTTTCCCTTCACTCTTGACTACTATCATCCTGAAGCAGCATCCTGATATACTCAGAATGGATGATGTGGCTTTTCCTAAGGGTACTCCCATCACTTTGGATCATCGCCTGTTCCTGGATCCCCATGTCCTGGATATTGATATGCCATCTCGCAGGACATCAATTCCTGTTTCAATGTCTGCTTCTGGAACTCAGAGTGTTATTGCTGAATTGGAGGATCTTTCAAAGGAGTTGCAGGTTTCTATCAAGGTTGCTACTGAGAGGAAGCTGAAGGTGGATACTTTGATTGCTAAGCTTAAAGAGGAGGCAGGTCACGAGGGTGAGTCTAGAAGTGATGCTgcagaggaggaaggatctgaggAAGAGGAGTCTTCATCTGAAGCTTAA